One Streptomyces sp. 1331.2 genomic window, CGGCAGGGCGCGCGGGTCGCCGATCCGGGTCAGTGCCCAGCGGGCGATCGCACCGACCGTTCCGTCGAGGTACGCGTCGGTGCCTTCGTCGTCCAGCAGGTCGGCGAGTCGGTCGGCGTACGGGGCTGCCGCCGGGCCGAGCACCGCGAGGATGTTCGCGGCGCGCAGCCGCACGCCGGCGTCCGGGTCGGTCAGCAGCCCGCCGGCGAGCGGGAGCAGGGTGCCTTCCACGTCGGCCGAGCGCCGCGCGGTGAGCAGGCGCCACCCCAGGTCCAGCGCCTCCTGGCACAGCGCGGGGTCGCCGGTGCGCCCGGCCGCCTCGGCCGCCTCGATCGCCTCGGCCGTCTCGATCAGCCTTACGGCGAAGCGGAGTTCGGCGTCGTGATCGTGCGCGAGGAGCCACCCGGTGGAGCGGACCACGTCCTCGCGGGTCCACGGGCCGTCGACGGCCGGGGTGTACCAAACCGCTTCGAACCGCGGCCGTACGGCGGGGTCGGCGAACACCTCGATCAGCCGGTCCAGCCGGCGGACCGGGAGGTCCCGGTCGAGTGCCGCCGAGGCGTGGACGGCCGCGACCCACAGCACCGGGTCATCGCCGTCCAGTACCTCGGCGAGTACGGCGCGTACGGCGGTGGCGTCGTCCTCCCGGCCGGACGCCGCGGCCGCCGCCTCGCCGAGGGCGAGCAGCAGCGCGGGCCGCACCGTCGGGTCCGTCTCCGCCCGCCATCGCTGCAGCAGGCCCGCGATCCCGTCCGCGAGGGGCTGCGCGAGCGGGAGCGCGGCCCGCCGCACCGCCGGGTCCGGGTCCGCGAGCAGCGCCCGCGCTCCGCTCCAGTCCTCCTCCGACAGGGCCGGCGCCTGGATGGCCGTCAGGAGTTCGACGAGTTCGAGGCGAGCACCCATGGCCGGGTCGGCGGCGAGGGCGATGACGAACGGAAGGGCGGCCGCCGCTGCCGACGGCGTCGGGCCGCCGTCCGGCGTGGCGAGGGCGTAGAGCGGGTAGCAGTCCTCCGCCGTCGCCTCCGCACCCGCCAGGGTGATCCGGCGCAGGGTGCGCGGGATGTCCCCGGTCGGGTGAACCGGATGCGCGGTCGTGAGCGTGTCCCACGCCACCGCGTCCAGCGCCTCCAACGGCATCCCCGCCACCGTCATCCCCGTTCCCCACTCCCCCGCCGGGCCGTGCCGACCGTCCTGACCGCCATCCTCCAGGAACCGCCGTGCTTCGGGCTACACCGGCAGGAAGGTCCTCCGCTGGGCTTCGAGCGGTGCCGCCCCATCCTCACAGTCGGGGATCCTGGCGATGACGGTCGGCCATGCCCTCGACATCTCGGTCTCCAAGATCCCCGACCTCGTCACCCGCGATCAGCTCTGCGTCTCCTCGCGGCGTCCGATAGCGGCCGCATCGGGTACGACGAGCAGCTTGCCGGTGGTACGCCGAGCCTCCAGATCGCTGTGGGCCTGGGCGGCCTCGGACAATGCGTAGCGGCCCGTTACGGTGACCTCAAGCGCCTTGGAGCGCACCCACTCGAACACATCGGCGGCCCGTCGGAGCAGTTCGGACCGATCGGCGATGAAGTCCCCGAGGCTGGGCCGGATCAGGGTCAGCGAACCGCCGTGGGCGAGCCGAATCGGATCGAACGGCGGCACGGCACCACTTGCCGCGCCGAAGAGCACGAGATGGCCGCGGGTTCGCAGGCTGGCGAGGCTCGCATCGAAGGTGTGCGCGCCGACGCCGTCGAAGACAACCGGCAGTCCCTGCCCGCCGTTGAGCCGCCTCACCTCGGCTGCGAGATCGTCGACTGCGGAGGAAAGGATCACCTCGGCGGCCCCGGCACGCTTCGCCAGCTCGGCCTTCGCCGGGGTGGACGTCGTGCCGATCGCCCTGCCGCCGAGGTGGGTGATGAGCTGGGTCAAAAGCAGCCCCATGCCACCAGCAGCCGCATGCACGAGCACCGTGTCGCCTCCCTGAACCGGGTAGGCGTCCTTGACGAGATAGTGCGCGGTCATGCCTTGGAGGAGCACGGCGGCGGCTGTCTCGAAGCCGATGTCGTCGGGCAGCGGCACCAGCCGGGAGGAGTCCACGACGGCCCGCTCGGCATACGTGCCGGGAATCTCCACCCAACCGACCCGGTCCCCGACTGCGACGTCAGTGACGCCGGGTCCGACTTCGACGACCGTGCCGGCGCCCTCAGCGCCCGGGGTGAAGGGCAGCGGGAGGCTGTACCGGCCTTCGCGGTGGTAGACGTCGAGGAAGTTGACCCCGGATGCGGCGACCTCCACGACCGCCTCGCCCGGACCCGGCCGCGGCTGGTCCACCTCGGCCTCCTGCAGCACCTCGGGACCGCCCACTTCGTACACCTGAATCGCTCGCATGACCCCTCCGATAAACGGCTCAGCCCCCACCAACCCCGTTGGTGGCGATCCGATTCCCGACAAGCAGACCGGCCGGCCGCCCCGCCGAGAGCTGAGACGCCTGCTGTGCATCCGGGCATGGGAGACCGAGGCCGTGAAGGGTCGACGAACCAGCCTGCTCGAACCGGCCTGCTCGAACCGGCCTGACGGGGACGTGGTCAGGCCGGAATGCCGCAGTACTGCTGCTGCTTGCCGATCGCCCGGTAGACGCAGTCGGCCGTCTCCACCAGGCGCAGCACCGCTTCGCGGTTGCGGCTGGTCTCGCGGCCGATCACCTCGTCGGGCGGGTAGAAGCCGTCACTGCCGTTCGGGCCGGGGTACATCTCGAAGGTGTAGGCGAAGACGCGCTGGGAGCCCCACAGCCAGTCGTCGATCGCGCCGTCGGTGATGTAGAGCTCGCTGGACTGCTCGGGGGTGTAGCCGTTGGTGGCGGCCATGCTGCGGCCGAGGGTGGCGAAGGTGTTGTACTCGTCGGCGGTCATGCCGGGGGCGGTCTCGGCGGTGGTCCAGCCGAACGGCCAGAGCACCAGTTCGCTGTAGGTGTGGAAGTCGATGGCGGCGGTGATCTGCTGCTTGCCGCCGACGACCCGGCTGCGGACGAAGTCGGCGACGACCTTGGTCTCCTTGGCGGACTCCGGGGCGCTGCCCCGGTAGGTCTCGCTGGAGGTGGAACCGGAGGAGCCGCCGCAGCAGCCCCACTTGTAGTTCCAGTTGCGGTTGAGGTCGGTGCCGACGTTCCTGCTGCCGGGGTTCGGCTGGCGGTCCTTGCGCCAGCTGCGGTAGCGGCCGGTGGCGATGTCGTACTCGCCGCCGTCCGGGTTGAGGTCGGGGATCACCCAGATCTCGCGGCTGTTGACGGCGTTGGCGATGCGGGAGTCGGTGGCGTACTTGTCGCCGAACTCGTGCAGCAGGTAGAGCGCCATCTCGACGGTGAGGTGCTCCCGGGCGTGCTGGTGGGCGGTGAACAGCACCTCCGGCTCGTCCTCGTCCGTGTTGACGTTGTCGCTGATCTTCACGGCGACGATCGGCCGGCCCTCGTAGGAGGTGCCGATGACGCGCTTGCTCATGATGTCCGGATGCGCGGCGACCACGGCGTCGATGTCGGCGCTGGCCTCGGCGTAGTTGTGGTAGCCGGAGTCGGCCTGCGGGAAGTCGTCCACCGCCGCTCCGACGCCCTGGGCGTCCGCCGGTTCGCCGGCCTGTTCGCCGGCCTGGGCACCGTACGTCGGCCCGGGCAGCGCGACCGGCGACCAGCCGAGCGCCCGCAGCCGGGCGGCCTCGGCGGGGGTGGCGGTGACCACCACCGCGTCGGGCAGCACGGCGTCGACGGAGGCGCCGGTGGCGGCGACGGCGGTGCGCTCGGCAACGGTACGGGGGCCGTCGAGCCGGTACTGCTGCGCACTGTCGGCGGCGGATGCGGCGGCGGATGCGGGGGCAGGCGCCGACTGACGGTCAGGGGAGGCGGCCCGGGCGGTGATCGGCGTGGCGAGGGCGAGAGCCAGCAGGACGGCCGTGGCCGCAGCGGGCTTCCCTCGGCGGGGCAGTCGCATGACTGTCCTCCTGTGGGGGTCCGTGGGGGCGGAGCAGTGGAGGAGGTGAGGCGCGCGCCAGCATGATGGTCCGTCAGTGTCATGAGTTCGTCAAGACGTCGGGGGCGAATCCCAAGGAGCGGCAAAGCAGCAACCGCAGGCCCGCACCCGGCGCACGAGCGGACACGAACGGGCACGAGCGGGCGCAGGGCCTCCACGCCGGCAGCCGACGGGGCGTCGTCAGGTGCGACGACCAGGCGGCGCTGGCGGCTTGAACCTGCCGCGGCACGACAGCACAACGAGGCGGGGCGAACGCGCGGGCGGCGTCGGTTCCTCCGGTGCGGCGGGCCATGATGTCGCGTACCGGCGGGGGCAGTTGCTCCCAGTCGAGGCGGAAGGGCCCGCTGACGGTGGCGGCCGCCGCCACGCGCGGCTCCAGCGCCGCGGCCCTGGCCGCGAAGTAGCCGCCCAGGCTCATGCCGACGAGCCCGATGCGGGCGACGCCGAGGGCGTCGACGACCCGTCCCACGACGCGCTCGTAGTCCGGCACGAAGGTCGAGGTGGCCGCGAGCACGCCCTGCCCGGGGCCGTCCATCGCGAACACCGCCAGCCCCCCCTGGCCAGCAGTGCGGACGCCAGGTCGAGGAACTCCTCCTTGGCCGAGTCCAGGCCGGGGACGACGACCACGGTCGCCGGCGCGTCGGCGGGGCCGCGCAGCCGGCCGGTGAAGCCCTCGCCGCTCACCCGCCGCGCACCGGGCTCCAGCAGGGTGAGGGCCGAGCGGGGTGACCCCGCGTCCTCCGCGCGCCGGAGGTGGTCCTGTGCGGTGCGGTGGAGGGACGGCCCCAGTCGGCGACGCTCGCGAGGCCGTCGGTGACGCGCCGGTACTCGTGCGGGTCCACGCCGGCGCCGGTGGCGCGGGTCCACTGGGCTGCGGCGAAGTCAGCAGCAGGGAACTCGGTGGTGGTCAACGCGCTTCTCCCGTCAGCAGGACGGCCTTGCCGCGGATCCGGCGCTCCCGCAGGTCGACCAGGGTGTCGGCGGTCTCCGCCCAGTGGGTGGTGCGGCCGATCTCCGGGTGGAGCCGGCCCTGTTCCACGAGGCTCACCAGGGCCGCGAGGTCGGAGCCGTACGGGGCGCCGGCGTAGTGGAAGTGCTGGATCGTGGCGCGCTCGGGCCCGCCGAGGATGTCGAAGAAGTCGAGGGACACCGGGGTGCGGCTGGCCTGTCCGAACCAGACGAGCAGGCCGCCCGGGCGCAGCTTCGCCAGGGCGACCGGCAGGTTCGGCCCACCCGTGGACTCCAGCACGACGTCGAACGGCCCCTCGGCCGCCGCGACCTCGTGCACCACCGTCGCGCCCAGCTCCGCGAGCCGGACGCCGCGCGCCGCCGTGGCCGTGACCGCGGTCAGTTCGGCGCCGGCGCCCACGGCCAGCTCGGTGACGAAGTGGCCGACACCGCCCGAGGCCCCGGTCAGCAGCACCCGTCGCCCGGCCAGGGAACCGGCCGTGCGCAGCAGCCGCAGGGCGGTGATCCCGGCCAGCGGCAGGGACGCGGCCCGTACGGTGTCGACGCTGTCCGGGAGCACCGCGAGCGAGTGCGTGGGCACGGCCGCGTACTCGGCCCAGCCGCCCAGCGCCGGATGCCCGACCACGCGGGTGCCGATGCCCGGGCCGGTTCCGTCGGCTGCCGCCTGGACGACGAGGCCCGCGATGTCCTTGCCGGGCAGCAGCCCCGGCCGGGGGTTTCGAGCAGGAACGTTTCGCCCCGGTTCGGGGCGAAGGCCTCGACCTTGACCAGTGCCTCGCCGGGCTCCGGCACGGGCTGGGGGGCCTCGACGAAGGCGACCGGGCGGGCGGCGTCCCCCGTGGGAATCAGTCTTTGCATGGGGAGCATGCAACTCCGCGGCTGCCCAGGTGATCCAACAACGGACGAGCAAGACCGACAACCATCGGTTGTCAACTATGGTGGCGGCCATGGATCTCGACGTGGCGCAGGTACGTGCCTTCGTGCGCACTGCCGAGGAGCTGCACTTCGGGCGAGCGGCGGACACCCTCGGCATCACCCAGCAGGCGCTGTCCAAGCGGATCGCCCGACTGGAGTCCCTGCTCGGCACCGAGCTGTTCCACCGCGGCAGCGGCGGCAAAGGCAGCGGTGGCAAAGGCAACGGCGGCAGCAGCGGGAACGGCAGCAGCGGCGGGAACGGCGACAGCGGCAGCCGCACCGGGGTGCACCTCACCGAGGCCGGGCAGCGCTTCCTCCCGCCGGCCCGGCAGACCGTGGCCGCCGCCGACGCGGCGGTCGCGGCAGTGGCGGCGATGTCCGGGCAGCGGCGCCCGCTACGCGCGGACGTCTGGGGGCACCTCTATGCGCCGATGCGGACGCTGGCCCAAGTCGCGGGACGAGCAGGCGAGTTGGTGCTGGGCCACGGGCGCGATCTGCCGTCGGTGACGACGGCACTGCTGCGTGGCGACATCGACGCGGCCTTCGGCCGGGTCCACCCTCCGCTGCCCGCCGGGCTGACCCACCGCCTGGTCCGCCTCGAACCGGTGGACGTCGTCCTGAGTGCGGACCACCCGCTCGCCGCCGAACCGGCCCTGCGGCCGGACCAGTTGTGCGACAGCGTGCTCTGGGCGCCCGGTCCGCTGGACCGGCTCGACTTCCTCCACCGGTTCGCCGACCGCTTCGGCATCCGCAACCGGGCCACCGGCGTCAACCTGGGGCTCTCCCACTTCCTCGCCGAGGTGGCGGAGGAGCCGCGACGCTTCTCCCTGGTGCCGGCCGACGTGCCACTGCCGCCGGTCCCCGGACTGCGCTCCGTCCCCCTGGTCGAACCCACGCCGCTGTACGCCTGGTCACTGCTGTGGCGCTCCGGGAACGGGCACCCGGGGCTGACCGACCTCGCCGCCGCCTGCGCCGAGGAAGCGGGGCGAAGCCGCTGGCTGGAGTACGACCCGACCCGCGACTGGCTGCCCGAACCGCCCACCAGCGGTGGCGACCCGGGCCCGCGGTAGCAGCCGGGCACAGCGGGTGCCGTTGACGACCGTGTCACCAGCCCCGAACGAGCTCACGGCCTGTGAACGGCCGTGATGCGGCCGGCGCGGCCGGCGTAGACCCGGTGGGCCGTGCCAGGCTCACCTGCTTCTGGCCGGCTCATCTGGTTACCGCCGATGGTCGGGTGGCGGGCCGGTTCACGCTTCGGGCCCTCATCCGCCCGCACCTCCCGCCCCCACACCTGTTGCGCCTGGCCGTCCACCTCGTACGGGGTGTTCCACAGCGGCTTGTAGACCACTCCACCGGCCTGCTGGGCGATGAACTCCCGCGCTTGGCCGGGTTGGGCCGGACTCACCCGGAATTCCCCCACAGCTCCGGCCGGGTCCGTCCCCTGCGCGGACCCGACCGGTAGCCCCCGGGTGGGGCGGGTGTGGACGGGGCGCGGGTCGACCGGCTAGGGGGTCGGGTGCGCCTGTCCTGTGCCGTGGGGGCGAGCCTAGGCAGGGGCGTCTTACCGATCGCTTACCGAACTCTTACCGAACGGGCGGTGGGCGGTTAGGCTCGTATCAGGGGTGGGGGTGCCACCGTCAGCTGCCGTACGGCGGCGCATCACCGGTACCGGTGCCTGAGCCGGAACCTGAACCGGAGCCCGGCCCGCTGACGGCGCTGTCGCCCAGCTCGCCCGCCTCCGCGAGGACGCGCGCCGCCGACTCCGGCAGGCCGGCGGCCTCGTACGCCCGGCCGAGCGCACGCAGCGCCCCGGCGAGGAAGGAGCGCCACCCACGCGCGCGCCACACCAGGACGGACTCCTCCAGGTGGGCGAGGGCCGAGGCGTGGTCGCCCGCCGCCAGGTCCAGCTCGCCGAGGATGCCGAGGGCCTGGGCGAGGTGGTGGCCGAGGTCGAAGCGCCGGGCGATGGCGAGCGCGGCCTCGGCCGTCTCGCGGGCGCGGCCGTCCCCGGTGGCCGCGTACAGGGTGGCCAGGTAGAGCAGCGAGAACGCTTCCACGTAGCGGTCGTCGAGGCAGCGGGCCATGGCGAGGGAGCGGGTGAGCAGTTCGTCCGCCCGCTGCGGCTGGCCGGCCCGGCCGTGGGCGGCGCCCAGGAACTGGATCGCGGTCGCCTCGAAGCGGGTGTTGCCGATGAGCCGGGCCAGCCGCAGGGTCTCGCTCA contains:
- a CDS encoding quinone oxidoreductase family protein → MRAIQVYEVGGPEVLQEAEVDQPRPGPGEAVVEVAASGVNFLDVYHREGRYSLPLPFTPGAEGAGTVVEVGPGVTDVAVGDRVGWVEIPGTYAERAVVDSSRLVPLPDDIGFETAAAVLLQGMTAHYLVKDAYPVQGGDTVLVHAAAGGMGLLLTQLITHLGGRAIGTTSTPAKAELAKRAGAAEVILSSAVDDLAAEVRRLNGGQGLPVVFDGVGAHTFDASLASLRTRGHLVLFGAASGAVPPFDPIRLAHGGSLTLIRPSLGDFIADRSELLRRAADVFEWVRSKALEVTVTGRYALSEAAQAHSDLEARRTTGKLLVVPDAAAIGRREETQS
- a CDS encoding LysR family transcriptional regulator; its protein translation is MDLDVAQVRAFVRTAEELHFGRAADTLGITQQALSKRIARLESLLGTELFHRGSGGKGSGGKGNGGSSGNGSSGGNGDSGSRTGVHLTEAGQRFLPPARQTVAAADAAVAAVAAMSGQRRPLRADVWGHLYAPMRTLAQVAGRAGELVLGHGRDLPSVTTALLRGDIDAAFGRVHPPLPAGLTHRLVRLEPVDVVLSADHPLAAEPALRPDQLCDSVLWAPGPLDRLDFLHRFADRFGIRNRATGVNLGLSHFLAEVAEEPRRFSLVPADVPLPPVPGLRSVPLVEPTPLYAWSLLWRSGNGHPGLTDLAAACAEEAGRSRWLEYDPTRDWLPEPPTSGGDPGPR
- a CDS encoding HEAT repeat domain-containing protein is translated as MTVAGMPLEALDAVAWDTLTTAHPVHPTGDIPRTLRRITLAGAEATAEDCYPLYALATPDGGPTPSAAAAALPFVIALAADPAMGARLELVELLTAIQAPALSEEDWSGARALLADPDPAVRRAALPLAQPLADGIAGLLQRWRAETDPTVRPALLLALGEAAAAASGREDDATAVRAVLAEVLDGDDPVLWVAAVHASAALDRDLPVRRLDRLIEVFADPAVRPRFEAVWYTPAVDGPWTREDVVRSTGWLLAHDHDAELRFAVRLIETAEAIEAAEAAGRTGDPALCQEALDLGWRLLTARRSADVEGTLLPLAGGLLTDPDAGVRLRAANILAVLGPAAAPYADRLADLLDDEGTDAYLDGTVGAIARWALTRIGDPRALPGLVEQLRAQEEEQGRGYSVGDPRRPEVKEVLIPLRAHADALLPAVREAIRQGGPQGSVTRTFLEVLQAWGEDALPALPELLPLLADPWTSLHALDVLQAMGPAAAGAAEPALRTCRVPEGHQYALDATAVRLGADRATALRFFGDAVLAAEAPGYGPIGALADFGLDAAPYADRVRSAMESSTHWPRLTAAITLWAITGRAEPSMRVLEEFILPIADDGDRFDFFREALHAVVRMGEFGPAIRAALLTIRQSDRRLSADGGYPMVLHDQELRALVDQALAAEAPTGEG
- a CDS encoding M14 family metallopeptidase, which translates into the protein MRLPRRGKPAAATAVLLALALATPITARAASPDRQSAPAPASAAASAADSAQQYRLDGPRTVAERTAVAATGASVDAVLPDAVVVTATPAEAARLRALGWSPVALPGPTYGAQAGEQAGEPADAQGVGAAVDDFPQADSGYHNYAEASADIDAVVAAHPDIMSKRVIGTSYEGRPIVAVKISDNVNTDEDEPEVLFTAHQHAREHLTVEMALYLLHEFGDKYATDSRIANAVNSREIWVIPDLNPDGGEYDIATGRYRSWRKDRQPNPGSRNVGTDLNRNWNYKWGCCGGSSGSTSSETYRGSAPESAKETKVVADFVRSRVVGGKQQITAAIDFHTYSELVLWPFGWTTAETAPGMTADEYNTFATLGRSMAATNGYTPEQSSELYITDGAIDDWLWGSQRVFAYTFEMYPGPNGSDGFYPPDEVIGRETSRNREAVLRLVETADCVYRAIGKQQQYCGIPA